The following proteins come from a genomic window of Pseudomonas putida:
- a CDS encoding benzoate/H(+) symporter BenE family transporter produces MTDATSARLRPLADSSTSAVVAGFIAMLTGYTSSLVLMFQAGQAAGLSTAQISSWIWALSIGMAVCSIGLSLRYRTPITVAWSTPGAALLITSLGGVSYGEAIGAYITCAVLVIICGLTGSFERLVKRIPASLASALLAGILFKIGSEIFVAAQHRTLLVLGMFFSYLLVKRLSPRYCVLAALLVGTALSGALGLLDFSGFRLEVATPVWTTPSFSLAATISIGIPLFVVAMTSQNMPGVAVLRADGYQVPASPLISTTGFASLLLAPFGSHGVNLAAISAAICTGPHAHEDPSKRYTAAVWCGIFYGIAGVFGATLAALFAALPKELVLSIAALALFGSIMNGLTVAMSEAREREAALITFMVTASGLTLFSIGSAFWGIVAGVVTLLILNPRRA; encoded by the coding sequence ATGACCGATGCCACCTCCGCACGCCTGCGGCCCCTGGCAGACAGCTCAACGTCGGCCGTCGTCGCCGGCTTCATCGCCATGCTCACCGGCTACACCAGCTCGCTGGTGCTGATGTTCCAGGCTGGCCAGGCTGCGGGCCTTTCCACGGCGCAGATCTCGTCGTGGATCTGGGCCCTGTCCATCGGCATGGCGGTCTGCAGCATCGGCCTGTCGCTACGCTACCGCACGCCGATCACCGTGGCCTGGTCGACGCCCGGGGCTGCGCTGTTGATCACCAGCCTGGGCGGGGTCAGCTACGGCGAAGCGATCGGTGCCTATATCACCTGTGCCGTGCTGGTGATCATCTGCGGCCTGACCGGCAGCTTCGAACGCCTGGTCAAACGCATCCCGGCATCACTGGCCTCGGCATTGCTGGCTGGCATCCTGTTCAAGATCGGCAGCGAGATCTTCGTCGCAGCGCAGCACCGCACGCTGCTGGTGCTGGGCATGTTCTTCAGTTACCTGCTGGTCAAACGCCTGTCGCCCCGCTACTGCGTGCTGGCAGCTTTACTGGTGGGCACCGCGCTGTCCGGCGCACTGGGTTTGCTGGACTTCAGCGGCTTCAGGCTGGAAGTGGCCACACCGGTGTGGACCACGCCTAGCTTCTCGCTGGCCGCGACCATCAGCATCGGCATTCCACTGTTCGTGGTGGCCATGACCTCGCAAAACATGCCGGGCGTTGCCGTGTTGCGCGCCGACGGTTATCAGGTCCCGGCTTCGCCATTGATCTCCACCACGGGCTTTGCCTCACTGCTGCTGGCCCCGTTCGGCTCGCACGGCGTCAACCTGGCGGCCATCAGCGCAGCGATCTGCACCGGGCCGCACGCCCATGAAGACCCAAGCAAGCGCTATACAGCGGCAGTGTGGTGCGGGATTTTCTACGGCATTGCCGGGGTATTCGGCGCCACACTGGCGGCGTTGTTCGCTGCGTTGCCCAAGGAGCTGGTGTTGTCTATTGCGGCATTGGCGCTGTTCGGCTCGATCATGAACGGCCTGACGGTGGCCATGAGTGAGGCGCGCGAGCGGGAGGCAGCGCTGATTACCTTCATGGTGACGGCGTCGGGGTTGACCCTGTTTTCGATCGGGTCTGCATTCTGGGGGATTGTGGCGGGGGTGGTGACCCTGCTGATTCTCAACCCGCGCAGGGCCTGA
- a CDS encoding glutathione S-transferase family protein — MYKVYGDYQSGNCYKVKLMLSLLDSPYEWHPVDILKGGTETPEFLAMNPNGKVPVLQLEDGTCLWESNAILNFLADGSEYLPSEPRLRTQVLQWQFFEQYSHEPYIAVARFIQFYLGLPDERVDEYRKLHKGGYKALRVMERQLQMTPYLVGEQYSIADVALYAYTHVAHQGGFDLAEYPGVRAWLDRVAAHPRHVPMVG, encoded by the coding sequence ATGTACAAAGTCTATGGCGACTACCAGTCGGGCAACTGTTACAAGGTCAAGCTGATGCTGAGTCTGCTGGACAGCCCTTATGAATGGCATCCGGTGGATATCCTCAAGGGGGGGACCGAAACGCCCGAATTTCTGGCGATGAACCCCAATGGCAAGGTGCCGGTGCTGCAGCTCGAGGACGGCACCTGCCTGTGGGAGTCCAACGCCATTCTCAATTTCCTGGCCGATGGCAGCGAGTACCTGCCCAGCGAGCCGCGTTTGCGTACCCAGGTGCTGCAGTGGCAGTTTTTCGAACAGTACAGCCATGAGCCGTACATCGCCGTGGCGCGGTTCATCCAGTTTTACCTGGGTTTGCCTGACGAGCGCGTGGACGAATACCGCAAGCTGCACAAGGGCGGCTACAAGGCATTGAGGGTGATGGAGCGGCAGTTGCAGATGACGCCGTATCTGGTGGGTGAGCAATATTCGATTGCCGATGTGGCGTTGTATGCCTACACCCATGTGGCGCATCAGGGTGGGTTCGACCTGGCCGAGTACCCGGGGGTGCGAGCCTGGCTGGACCGGGTGGCCGCGCATCCTCGGCATGTGCCGATGGTGGGCTGA